One window from the genome of Streptomyces sp. NBC_00287 encodes:
- a CDS encoding universal stress protein: MTRPITAGFDGTEESVAAVGWAAREAVRRGLALRVVHAWRFQPLEAVEEADPDAQAQWAREAVAQAARDIGERHPGLEVSTDVLEGGPVDALVAAAVDAEMLVLGSRGHGAVVGFLLGSVGQQVIVEAERPVVLVRAGDRPSVEAAAHEVVVGQQGEPEDSAAALRFAFETAAARGATVRAVRAWTLPPLFAYSPSSLKLLDEAGGLEPYEKKALAAAVQPWRERFPDVRVVEHVEMGSAGQVLLSVAGRAQLMVVGRRAHRTAVGARIGSVAHGVLHHADCPVAVVPPAS, from the coding sequence ATGACGCGCCCGATCACGGCAGGATTCGACGGAACCGAGGAGAGCGTGGCCGCAGTGGGGTGGGCGGCCCGTGAGGCGGTTCGGCGGGGGCTGGCGCTGCGGGTGGTGCATGCCTGGCGGTTCCAGCCGTTGGAGGCCGTCGAGGAGGCCGATCCGGACGCGCAGGCCCAGTGGGCGCGGGAGGCGGTGGCGCAGGCCGCTCGGGACATCGGTGAGCGGCATCCCGGTCTTGAGGTGTCGACCGACGTACTGGAAGGCGGGCCCGTCGACGCGCTGGTCGCCGCCGCCGTGGACGCCGAGATGCTCGTGCTCGGGTCGCGGGGGCACGGCGCCGTCGTCGGGTTCCTGCTCGGCTCCGTCGGGCAGCAGGTGATCGTCGAGGCCGAGCGGCCCGTCGTGCTGGTGCGCGCCGGGGACCGGCCCTCAGTCGAGGCCGCCGCGCACGAGGTCGTCGTGGGTCAGCAGGGCGAGCCGGAGGACAGCGCGGCGGCGCTGCGGTTCGCGTTCGAGACGGCTGCGGCGCGCGGAGCTACCGTGCGGGCGGTGCGCGCCTGGACGCTGCCGCCGCTGTTCGCGTACAGCCCGTCCTCACTCAAGCTGCTCGACGAAGCGGGCGGTCTCGAGCCGTACGAGAAGAAGGCGCTGGCCGCGGCGGTGCAGCCGTGGCGGGAGCGGTTCCCGGACGTCCGTGTCGTGGAGCACGTGGAGATGGGCAGTGCGGGGCAGGTGCTGCTGTCGGTGGCGGGACGGGCCCAGCTGATGGTCGTCGGGCGTCGCGCCCACCGTACGGCCGTGGGTGCGCGGATCGGCTCGGTCGCGCACGGCGTGCTGCACCACGCGGACTGCCCGGTGGCCGTGGTGCCGCCCGCCTCTTGA
- a CDS encoding dihydrofolate reductase family protein, whose translation MGKVVCDITVTADGYSAGLNQSEERPFGDDGGDGSGAQLHAWMFDTPDENRAEIDRLAAAKAFIMGRNMFGPVRGAWDRQWNGWWGDNPPFHAPVFVLTHHAREPQPMDGGTTYYFVTDGIESALAQARAAAGGGEVLIHGGATTINQYLAAGLVDELRLHIVPFTLGAGTRVFDGVPPLKLEQVTSRAASLVTHVTYRVLS comes from the coding sequence ATGGGCAAGGTGGTCTGCGACATCACGGTCACGGCCGACGGGTACTCGGCCGGGCTCAACCAGTCTGAGGAACGCCCGTTCGGCGACGACGGCGGCGACGGCTCGGGCGCTCAGCTGCATGCCTGGATGTTCGACACTCCCGACGAGAACCGGGCGGAGATCGACCGGCTGGCCGCCGCCAAGGCCTTCATCATGGGGCGCAACATGTTCGGCCCCGTGCGCGGCGCGTGGGATCGGCAGTGGAACGGCTGGTGGGGCGACAATCCGCCGTTCCACGCGCCGGTGTTCGTGCTCACCCACCACGCGCGCGAGCCGCAGCCGATGGACGGCGGCACCACGTACTACTTCGTCACCGACGGAATCGAGTCGGCCCTGGCACAGGCACGCGCGGCGGCCGGCGGCGGCGAGGTCCTGATCCACGGCGGCGCGACCACCATCAACCAGTACCTCGCCGCCGGCCTGGTCGACGAGCTGCGACTGCACATCGTGCCGTTCACGCTCGGCGCCGGCACCCGGGTGTTCGACGGGGTCCCGCCGCTGAAGCTGGAGCAGGTGACATCCCGGGCGGCGAGTCTGGTCACGCACGTGACCTACCGCGTGCTGTCCTGA
- a CDS encoding FAD-dependent oxidoreductase encodes MAQAAESARAVIMTVDDDPGVSRAVARDLRRRYGESYRIVRAESGESALEALRELKLRGDLVAVILADYRMPQMNGIEFLERAMDIHPGARRILLTAYADTSAAIDAINVVDLDHYLLKPWDPPEEKLYPVLDDLLEAWRCSDYRPVPATKVVGHRWSARSSDVREFLARNQVPYRWYSADEPEGQRLLAAAGQDGRRLPLVITPEGTPLVEPDVPELASHVGLATTPTADFYDLVVIGGGPAGLGAAVYGASEGLRTVLVERSATGGQAGQSSRIENYLGFPDGVSGAQLTDRARRQAAKFGAEVLTAREVTGLEVSGAARIVRFSDGSAIAAHSVILATGVSYRQLRAPGCAELTSCGVFYGSALTEAPSCQGQDVYIVGGANSAGQAAMYLSKGAKSVTLLVRGADLSASMSHYLIQQINEAPNISVRPRTVVDAAHGDGHLEQLTLRDTETGDIELVDAHWLFVFIGAAPLTDWLDGTVLRDSGGFILAGPDLTPDGRPPADWELDRPPYHLETNVPGVFVAGDARAESAKRVASAVGEGAMAVMLVHRYLEQS; translated from the coding sequence ATGGCACAGGCCGCCGAATCCGCGCGGGCCGTCATCATGACCGTGGACGACGACCCGGGGGTCTCCCGTGCCGTCGCGCGGGATCTGCGGCGGCGCTACGGCGAGTCGTACCGGATCGTGCGGGCCGAGTCCGGGGAATCCGCGCTGGAGGCGCTGCGGGAGCTGAAGCTGCGCGGCGATCTCGTGGCGGTGATTCTGGCCGACTACCGGATGCCGCAGATGAACGGCATCGAGTTCCTCGAACGGGCCATGGACATCCATCCCGGCGCCCGGCGGATCCTGCTCACCGCGTACGCCGACACCAGCGCGGCCATCGACGCCATCAATGTCGTCGATCTCGATCATTATCTGCTCAAGCCCTGGGATCCGCCCGAGGAGAAGCTCTACCCCGTCCTGGACGACCTGCTGGAGGCCTGGCGGTGCAGTGACTACCGGCCCGTTCCCGCGACCAAGGTCGTCGGGCACCGGTGGTCGGCCCGGTCGTCCGACGTACGGGAGTTCCTCGCCCGGAATCAGGTGCCCTATCGCTGGTACTCCGCCGACGAGCCCGAGGGGCAGCGACTGCTCGCCGCCGCGGGGCAGGACGGGCGGCGGCTGCCTCTGGTGATCACGCCGGAGGGGACTCCGCTGGTCGAGCCGGATGTGCCGGAGCTCGCCTCGCATGTCGGTCTCGCGACCACGCCGACCGCCGACTTCTACGACCTCGTCGTCATCGGCGGCGGGCCCGCCGGGCTCGGGGCCGCGGTGTACGGGGCGTCCGAGGGGCTGCGGACGGTGTTGGTGGAGCGATCGGCCACCGGCGGGCAGGCCGGGCAGAGCTCGCGGATCGAGAACTATCTCGGGTTCCCGGACGGGGTGTCCGGCGCCCAGCTCACCGACCGGGCCCGCCGCCAGGCCGCCAAGTTCGGTGCCGAGGTCCTCACCGCGCGCGAGGTCACCGGCCTGGAGGTCAGCGGCGCCGCGCGCATCGTGCGGTTCTCGGACGGTTCGGCCATCGCCGCGCACAGCGTGATCCTGGCGACCGGTGTGTCGTACCGGCAGCTCCGGGCGCCCGGCTGTGCCGAACTGACCAGCTGCGGAGTGTTCTACGGCTCCGCGCTGACCGAGGCGCCCTCCTGCCAGGGCCAGGACGTGTACATCGTCGGCGGCGCCAACTCCGCGGGACAGGCGGCGATGTATCTGTCCAAGGGGGCGAAGTCGGTGACGCTGCTGGTGCGCGGGGCGGATCTGTCGGCGTCGATGTCGCACTATCTGATCCAGCAGATCAACGAGGCGCCCAACATCTCGGTCCGCCCGCGGACGGTCGTCGACGCCGCCCACGGCGACGGTCACCTCGAACAGCTGACGCTGCGCGACACGGAGACCGGGGACATCGAACTCGTCGACGCGCACTGGCTGTTCGTGTTCATCGGCGCCGCTCCGCTGACCGACTGGCTGGACGGCACCGTGCTGCGCGACAGCGGCGGCTTCATCCTCGCCGGGCCCGACCTCACCCCCGACGGACGGCCGCCGGCGGACTGGGAGCTGGACCGGCCGCCGTACCACCTGGAGACCAATGTGCCCGGCGTCTTCGTGGCCGGCGACGCGCGCGCCGAGTCCGCCAAGCGGGTCGCGTCCGCCGTAGGAGAGGGAGCCATGGCCGTGATGCTCGTCCACCGTTATCTGGAGCAGTCGTGA
- a CDS encoding ATP-binding protein — MSGQPVPCSPAEIGSLFLFEKLSPEQLGRLCAEGRVERFEPGPVYAEGDPATCFYVMIEGTVILSRRVGADDVEVIRSSQRGVYSGAMQAYLGDRARQVYNNSMRVTEPTRFFVLPADTFAAIMREWFPMAVHLLEGLFFGSKATQRVIGQRERLLALGSLSAGLTHELNNPAAAAVRATATLRERVAKMRHKLAVISSGPYPRESLASLIDIQERTAERVGKAPTLSPLEAADREDALTDWLDDQGIPEGWRLAPTFVQAGLDVDWLEQVAAAVDEDILPGAIGWLNYTVETELLMDEIADSTTRISHLVDAAKQYSQLDRAPFRSVDVHELLDSTLLMLSGKIGPQIKVVKEYDHALPEIPAYPAELNQVWTNLIDNAVSAINSAGGEGTLIVRTASDHDRLLVEFRDTGVGIPPENRGRIFDPFFTTKPVGEGTGLGLDISWRIVVNKHHGTLQVESEPGDTRFQVLLPLTAAAEDDTNEESV, encoded by the coding sequence GTGAGCGGGCAGCCCGTGCCGTGCAGCCCCGCGGAGATCGGCTCGCTGTTCCTGTTCGAGAAGCTCTCCCCCGAGCAGCTCGGCAGGCTGTGCGCCGAGGGGCGGGTGGAGAGGTTCGAGCCGGGGCCGGTGTACGCCGAGGGCGATCCGGCCACCTGCTTCTACGTCATGATCGAGGGCACCGTCATCCTGTCCCGCCGGGTCGGCGCGGACGATGTGGAAGTGATCCGCAGCTCCCAGCGCGGGGTGTATTCGGGGGCCATGCAGGCCTACCTCGGGGACCGGGCGCGGCAGGTCTACAACAACTCCATGCGCGTGACGGAGCCGACGCGGTTCTTCGTGCTGCCCGCCGACACCTTCGCGGCCATCATGCGGGAGTGGTTCCCGATGGCCGTGCATCTGCTGGAGGGGCTGTTCTTCGGCTCGAAGGCCACCCAGCGGGTCATCGGGCAGCGTGAACGGCTGCTGGCGCTCGGCTCGTTGTCCGCGGGGCTCACCCACGAGCTCAACAATCCCGCCGCCGCGGCCGTACGGGCCACCGCCACCCTGCGCGAGCGGGTGGCGAAGATGCGGCACAAGCTGGCCGTGATCTCCTCCGGTCCGTACCCGCGCGAGAGCCTGGCCAGTCTCATCGACATCCAGGAGCGCACCGCCGAACGCGTCGGCAAGGCGCCCACCTTGAGCCCGCTGGAGGCCGCCGACCGCGAGGACGCGCTCACCGACTGGCTCGACGACCAGGGCATCCCGGAAGGCTGGCGTCTCGCGCCGACCTTCGTCCAGGCCGGGCTCGACGTCGACTGGCTGGAGCAGGTCGCCGCGGCCGTGGACGAGGACATCCTTCCCGGGGCGATCGGCTGGCTCAACTACACCGTCGAGACCGAGCTGTTGATGGACGAGATCGCGGACTCCACAACCCGTATCTCGCACCTGGTCGACGCCGCCAAGCAGTACTCCCAGCTCGACCGCGCCCCCTTCCGCAGCGTGGACGTCCATGAACTCCTCGACAGCACCCTGCTGATGCTCTCCGGGAAGATCGGCCCGCAGATCAAGGTCGTCAAGGAGTACGACCACGCCCTCCCGGAGATCCCCGCGTACCCGGCGGAGCTCAACCAGGTGTGGACCAACCTCATCGACAACGCGGTCTCCGCCATCAACAGCGCGGGCGGAGAAGGCACGTTGATCGTGCGGACGGCATCGGACCACGACCGGCTGCTGGTGGAGTTCCGCGACACCGGCGTCGGTATCCCGCCGGAGAACCGCGGGCGGATCTTCGATCCCTTCTTCACCACCAAGCCGGTCGGCGAGGGCACCGGGCTCGGTCTGGACATCTCCTGGCGGATCGTGGTCAACAAGCATCACGGCACGCTCCAGGTCGAGTCCGAGCCGGGTGACACGCGGTTCCAGGTGCTGCTTCCGCTCACCGCTGCCGCGGAGGACGACACGAACGAGGAGTCCGTATGA
- a CDS encoding UBP-type zinc finger domain-containing protein — MTNGIDPSVPPSGAGCVECDEHGGWWFHLRRCAQCGHVGCCDSSPAKHATEHFKATGHPVVQSFEPGEGWFWDYGSSELYESGPELAPPVSHPVDQPSPGPAGRVPSDWAQVLKGA; from the coding sequence ATGACCAACGGTATCGATCCCAGTGTTCCGCCCAGCGGCGCCGGGTGCGTGGAGTGCGACGAGCACGGGGGGTGGTGGTTCCATCTGCGGCGGTGTGCGCAGTGCGGGCACGTGGGGTGCTGTGACTCCTCTCCTGCGAAGCATGCCACCGAGCATTTCAAGGCCACGGGGCATCCTGTGGTGCAGAGTTTCGAACCGGGTGAGGGGTGGTTCTGGGACTACGGCTCGTCCGAGCTGTATGAGTCGGGGCCGGAGTTGGCTCCGCCGGTGAGTCATCCGGTGGATCAGCCTTCGCCGGGGCCTGCGGGGCGAGTTCCTTCGGACTGGGCCCAGGTATTGAAGGGCGCCTAG